A genomic window from Triticum urartu cultivar G1812 chromosome 7, Tu2.1, whole genome shotgun sequence includes:
- the LOC125522625 gene encoding uncharacterized protein At1g66480-like: MGNSIGGRRKGAKVMQLDGTAFRVKPPAHAGAVLRDHPGFQLLESEQVKLLGVRARPLDHDALLRPGRLYFLVALPRPTVPPRRAWSGALHVGARERLESLMLTRRSTSDLSFPTAPASPMSTASEGGPVQLRMRLPKAQLAKLMGESRDAAEAAAKIMQLCAANGGNGALTPERSPRLWPTADWGTGGLAQTPERSPRFVPTPDWGAGRFAEKPERSPRFAVTPEWGARFMMPTPERGAETAKTPDRRSALPRTPEYASADVKASRKEKRTRFVALPDEIIA, encoded by the exons ATGGGCAACAGCATCGGCGGGCGGCGCAAGGGCGCCAAGGTGATGCAGCTGGACGGCACCGCGTTCCGGGTGAAGCCGCCGGCGCACGCGGGCGCCGTGCTGCGCGACCACCCGGGCTTCCAGCTGCTCGAGTCGGAGCAGGTCAAGCTGCTCGGCGTCCGCGCGCGCCCGCTCGACCACGACGCGCTGCTCCGCCCGGGCCGGCTCTACTTCCTCGTCGCGCTGCCGCGCCCCACCGTGCCCCCGCGCCGCGCCTGGTCCGGCGCGCTCCACGTCGGCGCGCGCGAGAGGCTCGAGTCGCTCATGCTCACGCGCCGCTCCACCTCCGACCTCTCCTTCCCGACCGCGCCGGCCTCCCCGATGTCCACCGCCTCCGAGGGCGGGCCCGTCCAGCTCAGGATGCGCCTGCCCAAGGCGCAGCTCGCCAAGCTCATGGGCGAGAGCCGGGACGCCGCCGAGGCGGCCGCTAAGATCATGCAGCTCTGCGCCGCCAACGGTGGGAACGGCGCATTGACGCCGGAGCGGAGCCCGCGGTTATGGCCGACGGCGGACTGGGGCACTGGAGGGCTCGCGCAGACGCCAGAGCGGAGCCCTCGGTTCGTGCCTACGCCGGACTGGGGCGCCGGCAGGTTCGCGGAGAAGCCAGAGAGGAGTCCCAGATTCGCCGTAACGCCCGAGTGGGGTGCGAGGTTCATGATGCCGACGCCGGAGAGGGGTGCAGAGACGGCGAAGACGCCGGATAGGCGGTCCGCTCTACCCCGCACGCCGGAGTATGCATCAGCGGACGTCAAGGCCAGCCGCAAGGAG AAGCGAACGCGGTTCGTGGCCTTGCCGGATGAGATCATAGCATGA